The following proteins are co-located in the Methanobacterium aggregans genome:
- a CDS encoding DUF11 domain-containing protein gives MKGLHPNQKQILTVLTVILAFILCETASAAEFEQNYTFDEDFDEGTMVGLEHNSTNNQIQLSNGSQSALPYIWVPNSNQGTVSKINTITGMEIARYRTGPQSSTNPSRTTVDLEGNCWLGNRQTGTAVKIGLLENSCYTDRNQNGVADTCRDLDGNGIITADEILPWGQDECVLYEVILIPGHEGTYDPGNYTGPYVNDNNNPGPRGIAVDSKNNVWLGTYGSKKYYHVDGKTGQIMNTVDLSSVVHTPYGAVIDQNGILWSSGAGGQNLLRLDTSNNSITTIRLKHFVYGLGLDRNNHLFVAGWDSSCFSRINILTGKVEWTKPCPYQSRGVAVTDDGDVWIANSAAGTVTRYSNNGDFKATVIVGATPTGVSVDNQGKVWVVDYGDEYVHRINPSNNQKDSVGNIINGVELSKKIIGGTHYGYSDMTGTISNTITTNKGTWTVVHDSGLQNSQWGLVSWTCFEPAGTRVTVRTRSSNDRTNWSNWETVQNGFHLNSTPKGRYLEIETELIRLTGYESPILYDLMVRTIRSDVKMETTLNNSNPSVGDNVKIITKLINNGPDAAHNLLVHLNLPPGFIWPINSQGFIDGSDWAIGTLNPGESAYIEINGTITPEMAGKNLIYNLNETHDEYDPLPNSELSGSIYIPLFNLEVNNNTKNGVHTLTVHNNGLDTAFNLAVPVKIPQGSTPRPSQGYYQNGSWYIGFIAPGSTTLFSLSFPALPPLNQINYNIKVENKAYAVTTHNYFSGSGDMPPPKHNTIPMESTGIYLNFSAIAILLVFLGSYINLKRDNVKPNKLVVFLTVLGMVLLFMGSVSATGENRTYNTTSDFKDGVFNNINCSDNNLKLDNQVNLSKKYLWVPNTNQGTVSKIDVLTGQEVARYRTSPQENAFPFRTAADDQGNCWVSNKITGTLVKIGSYENGNYRDRNHNGAIETCHDKDGNGVITSDELLPWGSDECVLYEVVLTSETQGTYIPGDYRGSYANYANGIKALTIDSQNNLWVGSSETNRYYCIDNENGQILKVIDVSKVNHSPSYVLMDKIGILWSGGNNLLRLDPSTETMKVFDVGCPIYSMALDDDNHLFLYEIYNHWLWPETKLARFDTTTNIVNWTKSLSYMYEGSILVSHDGSLWVADYYNHWFNGKREGVTRYSSDGEVLARIITPSLPLGLSEDVNGKIWVLESSGEYIHRIDPEINGVDLSKRVVGGVHDALGSMTAPNNGIYDQGTWTVVHDSGFENACWGRVTWTCYEPLGTLLTVKVRSSNDQSNWSQWENVQNGVKTQLTPKGRYLEVSMCLERFNALESPVVYSLSVRNLNESGTDLMVNMIVNKTVLDLGETVLLTIQTWNKGPKTADVTVKYITPSNLKLLISNGPGTYYTLSGIWNVGTLPAGGTAVLELVLQAVQWGSSSTVAVVSSNFQDLNPLDNVVQIDFSVTQNVVDGPLNVLTVDPLFNTEAPEVSGDESSGGTGGDSSGGSNGVSNPPVLGGGQLARDIRGVRNAVSSGTTNGNIPEWNPEPLKTSEPSDEELKEWESLLIGFGAEIVFGLIPDEYLQMVQSASIKAASTFNQLLRSLGFVKQSNQIAQILKRSHQILQTTAVGKWVNRLSAVMSGVGPNVGMKILGRGLCKMFPKAATEIKIFLATLSIVQFFKDPLGTLNAIINAGTAIFKKETPDPEDLAKFLIAGPVKETTDKLVG, from the coding sequence TTGAAAGGGTTACATCCAAATCAAAAACAGATCTTAACTGTTTTAACAGTTATATTGGCATTTATACTTTGCGAAACAGCTTCGGCTGCTGAATTTGAACAAAATTACACCTTTGATGAAGACTTTGATGAAGGCACAATGGTGGGACTTGAGCATAACAGCACCAATAACCAGATTCAGCTTTCTAACGGCTCACAATCTGCACTCCCATACATTTGGGTACCTAACAGTAACCAAGGAACAGTTTCAAAAATTAATACAATTACAGGCATGGAAATAGCCCGTTACAGAACTGGACCCCAAAGTTCTACAAATCCCTCCAGAACAACCGTGGATCTTGAGGGTAACTGCTGGTTAGGAAACCGGCAGACAGGTACTGCAGTAAAAATTGGACTTTTAGAGAACAGCTGCTACACAGACCGGAACCAAAACGGTGTTGCAGACACTTGCAGAGATCTGGATGGAAATGGAATAATAACAGCAGATGAAATCCTTCCTTGGGGCCAGGATGAATGTGTGTTATACGAAGTTATTCTTATACCTGGACACGAGGGTACGTACGACCCTGGAAATTACACAGGCCCCTACGTTAACGACAACAACAATCCCGGTCCGAGGGGAATAGCTGTGGACTCCAAAAACAATGTATGGCTCGGTACATATGGATCAAAGAAGTATTACCATGTCGATGGAAAAACAGGCCAGATAATGAACACTGTTGATCTCTCATCTGTGGTGCACACTCCCTATGGTGCAGTTATAGACCAGAACGGCATACTATGGTCATCAGGTGCAGGTGGCCAGAACTTACTTCGTCTGGACACCAGTAACAATTCCATCACCACCATAAGACTCAAACACTTCGTCTATGGGTTGGGACTCGATAGAAACAATCACCTCTTCGTGGCAGGATGGGATTCATCATGTTTTTCAAGGATAAACATTTTAACAGGAAAGGTTGAATGGACAAAACCATGCCCATACCAATCCAGGGGAGTGGCAGTCACCGATGATGGAGACGTGTGGATAGCCAATTCTGCAGCAGGAACAGTAACCCGATACTCAAACAATGGAGACTTCAAAGCCACGGTAATAGTTGGAGCCACACCCACAGGGGTTTCAGTGGATAACCAGGGTAAAGTATGGGTGGTGGATTATGGTGATGAATACGTACATCGCATTAACCCAAGTAACAACCAAAAAGACAGTGTGGGAAACATAATCAACGGGGTGGAGTTATCAAAGAAGATAATCGGGGGCACCCACTACGGCTACAGTGATATGACAGGAACCATATCAAACACCATAACCACCAATAAAGGAACATGGACAGTTGTTCATGATTCTGGCCTTCAAAACAGCCAGTGGGGGTTGGTTTCATGGACGTGCTTTGAACCTGCAGGAACCAGAGTAACGGTGAGAACACGCAGTTCCAACGACAGAACAAACTGGTCAAACTGGGAAACAGTTCAAAATGGATTTCACCTTAATTCAACCCCAAAAGGCAGATATTTAGAGATAGAAACAGAATTAATAAGACTCACAGGTTACGAATCTCCGATCCTTTACGATCTCATGGTTCGAACCATAAGATCAGATGTTAAGATGGAAACAACTTTAAACAATTCAAATCCAAGCGTTGGGGACAACGTTAAAATTATTACCAAATTAATCAACAATGGCCCGGATGCAGCCCATAACCTCCTTGTCCACCTTAATTTACCTCCCGGCTTCATCTGGCCCATAAACAGTCAAGGGTTCATAGATGGTTCTGATTGGGCCATAGGAACTTTAAATCCTGGTGAAAGTGCATACATAGAAATTAACGGCACAATAACTCCAGAAATGGCTGGTAAAAATTTGATTTATAATTTGAATGAAACTCATGATGAATACGATCCTTTACCTAATTCTGAATTATCTGGGAGTATTTACATTCCCCTATTTAACTTGGAAGTGAATAATAACACAAAAAATGGGGTCCACACTTTAACTGTGCACAACAACGGTCTTGACACTGCCTTCAATCTAGCGGTACCAGTTAAGATCCCTCAGGGATCCACACCCCGTCCAAGTCAGGGTTACTATCAAAATGGGTCATGGTACATTGGATTTATTGCACCGGGTTCCACAACCCTCTTTAGCTTGAGTTTTCCTGCGTTACCTCCTTTAAATCAGATTAATTATAATATTAAGGTCGAAAACAAGGCTTATGCTGTGACTACACATAATTACTTCTCAGGAAGTGGAGATATGCCCCCACCTAAGCATAACACTATTCCAATGGAAAGTACTGGCATTTACCTCAATTTTTCAGCCATTGCTATTCTTTTAGTTTTTTTAGGTTCTTACATCAATTTAAAAAGGGATAATGTCAAACCCAATAAATTAGTTGTTTTTTTAACAGTTTTAGGAATGGTTCTACTTTTCATGGGTTCCGTAAGCGCCACAGGTGAAAACAGAACCTACAACACAACTTCTGACTTCAAGGATGGAGTATTTAACAATATAAACTGTTCTGATAATAATTTAAAGCTTGATAATCAGGTTAATCTATCAAAAAAATATCTTTGGGTGCCTAACACCAACCAGGGAACTGTATCAAAGATTGATGTGCTCACAGGCCAGGAAGTTGCACGCTACAGAACCAGTCCACAGGAAAATGCATTTCCATTCCGTACGGCTGCAGATGATCAGGGAAACTGCTGGGTTTCCAATAAAATAACGGGCACCCTAGTTAAAATAGGATCCTACGAAAATGGAAATTATCGGGATCGTAACCATAACGGAGCAATCGAAACGTGTCATGATAAGGATGGAAACGGAGTAATCACGTCTGATGAACTTCTGCCATGGGGTTCGGATGAATGTGTACTTTATGAGGTTGTTTTAACCTCTGAAACTCAGGGCACATACATCCCAGGAGATTACCGGGGGAGCTATGCCAATTATGCCAACGGAATCAAGGCACTGACCATAGATTCACAAAACAATTTATGGGTGGGTAGCAGCGAAACTAACAGATATTACTGCATTGATAACGAAAATGGTCAAATATTAAAGGTAATCGATGTTTCAAAGGTTAATCACAGCCCTTCCTATGTGCTGATGGATAAAATTGGTATTTTATGGTCTGGAGGTAACAATCTGCTCCGGTTGGATCCTTCCACAGAAACTATGAAGGTGTTTGATGTGGGTTGCCCCATTTACAGCATGGCTTTGGACGATGACAACCACTTATTTTTGTACGAGATATACAACCACTGGCTTTGGCCTGAAACAAAGCTGGCAAGATTCGATACAACCACAAACATAGTTAACTGGACCAAATCACTTTCATACATGTACGAGGGTTCCATATTGGTTTCCCATGATGGCAGTTTGTGGGTTGCAGATTACTACAACCACTGGTTCAACGGTAAAAGAGAAGGAGTAACACGTTACAGCTCTGATGGAGAAGTACTTGCCAGAATAATTACTCCTTCTCTTCCTTTAGGGTTGAGTGAGGATGTTAATGGCAAAATATGGGTTTTGGAAAGTAGCGGTGAGTACATTCACCGCATAGATCCTGAGATCAACGGTGTTGACCTCTCCAAACGGGTAGTTGGAGGGGTTCACGATGCACTGGGCAGCATGACAGCTCCAAATAATGGTATCTACGATCAGGGTACCTGGACTGTTGTTCATGATTCAGGGTTTGAGAACGCATGTTGGGGACGTGTAACCTGGACATGTTATGAGCCCTTGGGTACACTGTTAACGGTTAAGGTCAGAAGCTCCAACGACCAGAGCAACTGGTCGCAGTGGGAGAACGTCCAGAATGGAGTTAAAACTCAGTTAACCCCTAAAGGCAGATATCTGGAAGTTTCCATGTGTCTTGAAAGGTTCAATGCTTTAGAGTCTCCAGTTGTTTACAGCTTATCTGTGAGAAACTTGAATGAATCCGGAACAGACCTGATGGTCAACATGATCGTGAATAAAACGGTTCTTGATCTGGGTGAAACAGTTCTCTTAACCATTCAAACATGGAACAAAGGCCCAAAAACTGCGGATGTAACTGTTAAGTATATTACTCCATCAAATCTGAAGCTTTTAATCAGCAACGGCCCGGGAACCTACTATACACTCTCTGGAATTTGGAATGTGGGAACACTACCTGCTGGGGGTACAGCTGTGCTGGAACTGGTACTGCAGGCAGTTCAATGGGGGTCAAGCAGTACTGTGGCAGTTGTTTCATCGAATTTCCAGGATCTTAACCCTCTCGATAATGTGGTACAAATTGACTTTTCTGTTACTCAAAATGTTGTGGACGGTCCTTTGAACGTTTTAACCGTTGATCCACTATTCAATACAGAGGCTCCTGAGGTTTCTGGGGATGAGAGTTCAGGTGGAACTGGTGGTGATTCTTCAGGAGGTTCTAATGGGGTTTCAAATCCTCCAGTTCTGGGCGGTGGTCAGCTTGCTCGGGATATTCGGGGTGTTAGAAATGCAGTTTCAAGTGGAACTACCAATGGAAATATCCCGGAGTGGAATCCTGAGCCTCTTAAAACTTCAGAACCAAGTGATGAAGAATTAAAGGAATGGGAATCTCTTTTAATTGGTTTTGGGGCTGAAATAGTGTTTGGATTAATTCCCGATGAGTATCTCCAGATGGTTCAGAGTGCATCAATAAAAGCTGCTTCTACATTTAACCAGCTTTTGAGAAGTTTAGGATTTGTAAAACAATCAAATCAGATAGCACAAATATTAAAAAGATCTCATCAAATCCTTCAAACCACGGCTGTGGGGAA
- the cobI gene encoding precorrin-2 C(20)-methyltransferase — MKKGKLIGIGVGPGDTELLTIKADKLLKTVPVVCAPRSASSKPSLALSIVQPVLDEREEGYEVMEPLFPMIEDKNELEGYWDDAADLMARRLEEGMDLAFITLGDPTVYSTFSYVSSRLKTNGFEVEIIPGITSFTGCAAASGIQLADKDEIIVIVPKVDERLAQILPHGDTFVIMKTSRHSEELEEIISGEKRDKRVISVQNCSMEDEKVFEGFATDKKYLSTTIVKFRDGEF, encoded by the coding sequence ATGAAGAAAGGAAAATTAATAGGAATAGGTGTGGGTCCAGGAGACACAGAACTCTTAACTATAAAAGCAGATAAACTATTAAAAACTGTCCCTGTGGTTTGCGCACCAAGATCAGCAAGTTCAAAGCCCAGTCTGGCACTTTCAATAGTTCAACCGGTTCTCGATGAACGTGAAGAAGGATACGAGGTAATGGAGCCTCTTTTCCCAATGATAGAGGATAAAAATGAGCTTGAAGGTTACTGGGATGATGCTGCAGATTTAATGGCCCGGAGACTTGAGGAAGGCATGGATCTGGCCTTCATAACTCTGGGGGATCCAACGGTTTACAGCACGTTTTCCTACGTTTCAAGCAGGTTGAAGACTAACGGCTTTGAAGTGGAAATAATACCCGGGATAACTTCATTCACGGGCTGTGCAGCAGCTTCAGGGATTCAGCTTGCAGATAAAGATGAAATAATAGTCATAGTGCCTAAAGTGGACGAACGTCTAGCCCAGATACTTCCTCACGGCGACACTTTCGTTATAATGAAGACTTCTAGGCATTCTGAGGAACTTGAAGAGATCATATCTGGAGAAAAACGTGATAAACGGGTTATATCGGTTCAAAACTGCAGCATGGAAGATGAAAAGGTTTTTGAAGGATTTGCAACCGATAAGAAGTATCTTTCCACCACCATAGTTAAGTTCAGGGATGGGGAATTTTAG